In Astatotilapia calliptera chromosome 16, fAstCal1.2, whole genome shotgun sequence, one genomic interval encodes:
- the atp11a gene encoding probable phospholipid-transporting ATPase IH isoform X2 — protein MDFSLLRNIISRYCVGEEIWVDSRTVYIGHKEPPPGAEAYIPQRYPDNRIVSSKYTFWNFIPKNLFEQFRRIANFYFLVIFLVQLIIDTPTSPVTSGLPLFFVITVTAIKQGYEDWLRHKADCSINECPVDVVQQGKVVRTQSHKLRVGDIVVVKEDETFPCDLILLSSSRSDGTCYVTTTSLDGESSHKTYYAIPDTMAFRTEQEVDSLHATIECEQPQPDLYKFVGRINIYKDKEEPVARPLGAENLLLRGATLKNTQHIYAVAVYTGMETKMALNYQSKSQKRSAVEKSMNAFLIVYLCILISKAVINTVLKYAWQWSPDRDEPWYNHRTEHERQRHVVIRAFTDFLAFMVLFNYIIPVSMYVTVEMQKFLGSYFISWDEEMFDEELGEGAQVNTSDLNEELGQVEYVFTDKTGTLTENNMEFIECCVDGNVYIPHAICNGQILSAASSIDMIDSSPGGYRREYEDLFFRALCLCHTVQVKEEETVDGIKRGIHQGRPTSFYISSSPDEVALVEGMKRLGYTYLRLKDNYMEILNKDDEIERFELLHVLNFDSVRRRMSVIVKSSSGDYLLFCKGADSSIFPRVVSGKVEQVKARVEQNAVEGLRTLCVAYRRLSQSEYQEACHHLMEAKLALQDREQRLAQAYDIIERDFVLLGATAVEDRLQEKAADTIESLHKAGMKVWVLTGDKMETAAATCYASKLFRRTTQILELTKKRTEEQSLHDVLFELNRTVLRQRSISGLSVDCLDFGLIIDGATLSAVLKPNQEGAGHGNYREIFLEICRNCSAVLCCRMAPLQKAQIVKLIKASKEHPITLAIGDGANDVSMILEAHVGIGIMGKEGRQAARNSDYAIPKFKHLKKMLLVHGHYYYIRIAELVQYFFYKNVCFIFPQFLYQFFCGFSQQPLYDTAYLTLYNISFTSLPILLYSLVEQHVSMDTLKREPSLYRDIAKNSLLRWPVFLYWTCLGVFDAVVFFFGAYFLFDNTTFTSNGQLMTTNTQMMFGNWTFGTLIFTVLVFTVTLKLALDTHHWTWINHFVIWGSLLFYVIFSLLWGGIIWPFLNYQRMYYVFMQMLSSGPAWLSIILLITVSLLPDVIKKVLCRAMCPTATERAQDHQKLLPGSVAAVTPLSFCRSCKGTSADSSHLHLGTAESLSLCRSDPLPQKLLAHLAESRGTELCPLSPYMLRLSGAGFAYYAPGPETSV, from the exons ATGGATTTCAGCCTGCTCCGGAATATCATCAGCAGATAC TGTGTCGGGGAGGAGATCTGGGTGGACAGTCGGACGGTGTATATCGGGCATAAAGAACCCCCTCCAGGAGCTGAGGCGTACATCCCTCAGCGTTATCCCGACAACCGCATTGTGTCCTCCAAG TACACCTTCTGGAACTTCATTCCCAAGAACCTGTTTGAGCAGTTCAGAAGAATCGCTAACTTTTACTTTTTGGTCATATTTTTGGTTCAG CTCATCATCGACACCCCCACCAGCCCAGTCACTAGTGGCCTGCCCCTCTTCTTTGTTATCACGGTCACCGCCATCAAACAG GGCTACGAGGATTGGCTCAGACACAAAGCTGACTGCTCTATAAACGAGTGTCCGGTGGACGTGGTGCAGCAGGGGAAGGTGGTGAGGACACAGAGTCACAAGCTACGG GTGGGGGACATCGTTGTGGTGAAGGAAGATGAGACGTTCCCCTGTGACCTCATTCTTCTCTCCTCTAGTCGCTCTGATGGGACCTGCTACGTCACCACCACCAGCTTGGACGGGGAGTCTAGTCACAAG ACCTATTATGCTATACCAGATACCATGGCCTTtagaacagagcaggaggtggATTCGCTACATGCCACTATTGAATGTGAACAACCGCAGCCTGACCTCTACAA ATTTGTGGGACGTATCAATATTTACAAGGACAAAGAAGAGCCTGTGGCGAG ACCACTTGGAGCTGAGAATTTGCTCCTTAGAGGAGCCACGCTGAAGAACACACAGCATATTTACG CTGTTGCAGTCTACACTGGCATGGAGACCAAGATGGCACTTAATTACCAGTCTAAATCTCAGAAGCGCTCTGCTGTGGAAAA GTCGATGAATGCCTTCCTCATAGTGTACTTGTGCATCTTGATCAGTAAAGCGGTGATCAACACTGTTCTGAAGTACGCTTGGCAGTGGTCGCCCGATCGGGATGAGCCCTGGTACAACCACAGGACTGAGCACGAGCGTCAGCGCCATGTG GTGATCCGAGCCTTCACAGACTTCCTGGCCTTCATGGTTTTGTTTAATTACATCATCCCCGTGTCCATGTATGTAACGGTGGAGATGCAGAAATTTCTTGGCTCCTATTTCATCAGCTGGGACGAGGAGATGTTTGACGAGGAGCTGGGAGAAGGCGCTCAGGTGAACACCTCGGACCTGAATGAAGAGCTGGGACAG GTGGAATATGTGTTTACTGATAAGACGGGCACTCTAACTGAGAACAACATGGAGTTTATCGAATGCTGCGTTGATGGGAACGTCTATATCCCACACGCGATCTGCAACGGCCAAATCCTCAGCGCTGCGTCAAGTATAGACATGATTGATTCCTCACCTGGTGGCTACAGGAGA GAATACGAGGATTTGTTTTTCCGGGCGTTGTGTTTGTGCCACACGGTGcaggtgaaagaggaggagacgGTGGATGGCATCAAGAGGGGCATCCACCAGGGCAGGCCCACCTCCTTCTACATCTCTTCCTCACCAGATGAGGTAGCTTTGGTCGAGGGAATGAAAAG GCTCGGTTACACATATCTAAGACTGAAGGACAACTACATGGAGATCCTCAACAAAGATGACGAGATTGAAAG GTTTGAATTGCTCCATGTGCTGAACTTTGACTCTGTCAGGAGGCGAATGAGCGTTATAGTCAAGTCGAGCTCAG GAGACTACCTGCTGTTCTGTAAGGGTGCTGACTCATCCATTTTTCCACGAGTGGTCTCGGGAAAGGTGGAACAAGTTAAAGCCCGGGTGGAACAAAATGCAGTG GAAGGGCTGCGAACTCTGTGCGTCGCCTATCGAAGGCTCTCACAGTCTGAATACCAGGAGGCGTGTCATCACCTGATGGAAGCCAAACTGGCCCTGCAGGACAGGGAGCAGAGGCTGGCTCAGGCCTATGACATCATCGAGAGAGACTTTGTTCTTCTGGGTGCCACAGCAGTGGAGGACAG GCTCCAGGAGAAAGCAGCAGACACTATTGAGTCACTGCACAAGGCTGGGATGAAAGTTTGGGTCCTGACCGGGGACAAGATGGAGACGGCGGCGGCTACTTGCTACGCCAGCAAGCTGTTCCGTCGCACCACCCAAATCCTGGAGCTCACCAAGAAACGCACGGAAGAGCAGAGCCTTCACGATGTGTTGTTTGAACTCAACAGGACTGTTCTCAGACAGCGCTCCATCTCTGG cttgTCCGTAGACTGCCTCGACTTTGGCCTCATTATCGACGGGGCCACTCTTTCTGCAGTATTGAAGCCCAACCAGGAGGGTGCAGGCCACGGCAACTACAGAGAGATCTTTCTAGAGATCTGTCGTAACTGTAGCGCCGTACTCTGCTGTCGCATGGCACCTCTGCAAAAAGCACAG ATTGTGAAGCTGATTAAAGCCTCCAAGGAGCACCCCATAACCCTCGCTATTGGCGATGGAGCCAACGATGTCAGCATGATCTTGGAAGCACATGTGGGAATTG gcATCATGGGTAAAGAAGGTAGACAAGCAGCAAGAAATAGTGACTACGCCATCCCGAAATTCAAACACCTGAAGAAGATGCTTCTGGTCCATGGCCATTACTACTACATCCGAATTGCTGAGCTCGTTCAGTACTTCTTCTACAAG AATGTATGCTTCATCTTCCCTCAGTTCCTCTATCAATTCTTCTGTGGATTCTCCCAGCAG CCTCTGTACGACACGGCGTATTTGACGCTTTACAACATCAGCTTCACCTCCCTCCCCATTCTGCTGTACAGCCTGGTTGAGCAGCACGTCAGCATGGACACATTGAAGAGAGAGCCCTCCTTGTACAG ggACATTGCGAAGAACTCCCTCCTCCGCTGGCCTGTCTTTCTCTACTGGACATGCCTGGGTGTGTTTGATGCTgttgtcttcttctttggtgcttacttcctgtttgacaaCACCACCTTCACCAGCAATGGACAG CTTATGACCACCAACACACAGATG ATGTTTGGGAACTGGACGTTTGGGACTCTCATCTTTACTGTTCTGGTGTTCACTGTAACACTAAAG cTTGCCTTGGACACGCACCACTGGACCTGGATTAATCACTTTGTCATCTGGGGGTCGCTACTTTTCTATGTTATCTTCTCTCTTCTCTGGGGTGGGATCATTTG GCCCTTCCTGAACTACCAGAGGATGTACTACGTGTTCATGCAGATGCTGTCCAGCGGTCCGGCCTGGCTCAGCATCATCCTCCTCATTACAGTCAGCTTGCTGCCAGATGTCATCAAGAAGGTCCTCTGCAGGGCCATGTGTCCCACAGCCACTGAACGCGCACAG GATCATCAGAAGCTGTTGCCGGGTAGCGTGGCGGCCGTGACTCCACTGTCCTTCTGTCGATCCTGCAAAGGCACGAGCGCGGACTCCTCTCACCTCCACCTTGGCACCGCAGAGTCACTGTCGCTCTGCAGGTCTGACCCTCTACCCCAGAAACTCCTGGCCCATTTGGCAGAGAGCCGAGGGACAGAATTGTGTCCTCTCAGCCCTTACATGCTCCGTCTCTCTGGGGCAGGGTTCGCCTACTACGCTCCTGGGCCGGAAACCTCAGTGTGA
- the atp11a gene encoding probable phospholipid-transporting ATPase IH isoform X1 yields MDFSLLRNIISRYCVGEEIWVDSRTVYIGHKEPPPGAEAYIPQRYPDNRIVSSKYTFWNFIPKNLFEQFRRIANFYFLVIFLVQLIIDTPTSPVTSGLPLFFVITVTAIKQGYEDWLRHKADCSINECPVDVVQQGKVVRTQSHKLRVGDIVVVKEDETFPCDLILLSSSRSDGTCYVTTTSLDGESSHKTYYAIPDTMAFRTEQEVDSLHATIECEQPQPDLYKFVGRINIYKDKEEPVARPLGAENLLLRGATLKNTQHIYAVAVYTGMETKMALNYQSKSQKRSAVEKSMNAFLIVYLCILISKAVINTVLKYAWQWSPDRDEPWYNHRTEHERQRHVVIRAFTDFLAFMVLFNYIIPVSMYVTVEMQKFLGSYFISWDEEMFDEELGEGAQVNTSDLNEELGQVEYVFTDKTGTLTENNMEFIECCVDGNVYIPHAICNGQILSAASSIDMIDSSPGGYRREYEDLFFRALCLCHTVQVKEEETVDGIKRGIHQGRPTSFYISSSPDEVALVEGMKRLGYTYLRLKDNYMEILNKDDEIERFELLHVLNFDSVRRRMSVIVKSSSGDYLLFCKGADSSIFPRVVSGKVEQVKARVEQNAVEGLRTLCVAYRRLSQSEYQEACHHLMEAKLALQDREQRLAQAYDIIERDFVLLGATAVEDRLQEKAADTIESLHKAGMKVWVLTGDKMETAAATCYASKLFRRTTQILELTKKRTEEQSLHDVLFELNRTVLRQRSISGLSVDCLDFGLIIDGATLSAVLKPNQEGAGHGNYREIFLEICRNCSAVLCCRMAPLQKAQIVKLIKASKEHPITLAIGDGANDVSMILEAHVGIGIMGKEGRQAARNSDYAIPKFKHLKKMLLVHGHYYYIRIAELVQYFFYKNVCFIFPQFLYQFFCGFSQQPLYDTAYLTLYNISFTSLPILLYSLVEQHVSMDTLKREPSLYRDIAKNSLLRWPVFLYWTCLGVFDAVVFFFGAYFLFDNTTFTSNGQVSLCLPVGKRR; encoded by the exons ATGGATTTCAGCCTGCTCCGGAATATCATCAGCAGATAC TGTGTCGGGGAGGAGATCTGGGTGGACAGTCGGACGGTGTATATCGGGCATAAAGAACCCCCTCCAGGAGCTGAGGCGTACATCCCTCAGCGTTATCCCGACAACCGCATTGTGTCCTCCAAG TACACCTTCTGGAACTTCATTCCCAAGAACCTGTTTGAGCAGTTCAGAAGAATCGCTAACTTTTACTTTTTGGTCATATTTTTGGTTCAG CTCATCATCGACACCCCCACCAGCCCAGTCACTAGTGGCCTGCCCCTCTTCTTTGTTATCACGGTCACCGCCATCAAACAG GGCTACGAGGATTGGCTCAGACACAAAGCTGACTGCTCTATAAACGAGTGTCCGGTGGACGTGGTGCAGCAGGGGAAGGTGGTGAGGACACAGAGTCACAAGCTACGG GTGGGGGACATCGTTGTGGTGAAGGAAGATGAGACGTTCCCCTGTGACCTCATTCTTCTCTCCTCTAGTCGCTCTGATGGGACCTGCTACGTCACCACCACCAGCTTGGACGGGGAGTCTAGTCACAAG ACCTATTATGCTATACCAGATACCATGGCCTTtagaacagagcaggaggtggATTCGCTACATGCCACTATTGAATGTGAACAACCGCAGCCTGACCTCTACAA ATTTGTGGGACGTATCAATATTTACAAGGACAAAGAAGAGCCTGTGGCGAG ACCACTTGGAGCTGAGAATTTGCTCCTTAGAGGAGCCACGCTGAAGAACACACAGCATATTTACG CTGTTGCAGTCTACACTGGCATGGAGACCAAGATGGCACTTAATTACCAGTCTAAATCTCAGAAGCGCTCTGCTGTGGAAAA GTCGATGAATGCCTTCCTCATAGTGTACTTGTGCATCTTGATCAGTAAAGCGGTGATCAACACTGTTCTGAAGTACGCTTGGCAGTGGTCGCCCGATCGGGATGAGCCCTGGTACAACCACAGGACTGAGCACGAGCGTCAGCGCCATGTG GTGATCCGAGCCTTCACAGACTTCCTGGCCTTCATGGTTTTGTTTAATTACATCATCCCCGTGTCCATGTATGTAACGGTGGAGATGCAGAAATTTCTTGGCTCCTATTTCATCAGCTGGGACGAGGAGATGTTTGACGAGGAGCTGGGAGAAGGCGCTCAGGTGAACACCTCGGACCTGAATGAAGAGCTGGGACAG GTGGAATATGTGTTTACTGATAAGACGGGCACTCTAACTGAGAACAACATGGAGTTTATCGAATGCTGCGTTGATGGGAACGTCTATATCCCACACGCGATCTGCAACGGCCAAATCCTCAGCGCTGCGTCAAGTATAGACATGATTGATTCCTCACCTGGTGGCTACAGGAGA GAATACGAGGATTTGTTTTTCCGGGCGTTGTGTTTGTGCCACACGGTGcaggtgaaagaggaggagacgGTGGATGGCATCAAGAGGGGCATCCACCAGGGCAGGCCCACCTCCTTCTACATCTCTTCCTCACCAGATGAGGTAGCTTTGGTCGAGGGAATGAAAAG GCTCGGTTACACATATCTAAGACTGAAGGACAACTACATGGAGATCCTCAACAAAGATGACGAGATTGAAAG GTTTGAATTGCTCCATGTGCTGAACTTTGACTCTGTCAGGAGGCGAATGAGCGTTATAGTCAAGTCGAGCTCAG GAGACTACCTGCTGTTCTGTAAGGGTGCTGACTCATCCATTTTTCCACGAGTGGTCTCGGGAAAGGTGGAACAAGTTAAAGCCCGGGTGGAACAAAATGCAGTG GAAGGGCTGCGAACTCTGTGCGTCGCCTATCGAAGGCTCTCACAGTCTGAATACCAGGAGGCGTGTCATCACCTGATGGAAGCCAAACTGGCCCTGCAGGACAGGGAGCAGAGGCTGGCTCAGGCCTATGACATCATCGAGAGAGACTTTGTTCTTCTGGGTGCCACAGCAGTGGAGGACAG GCTCCAGGAGAAAGCAGCAGACACTATTGAGTCACTGCACAAGGCTGGGATGAAAGTTTGGGTCCTGACCGGGGACAAGATGGAGACGGCGGCGGCTACTTGCTACGCCAGCAAGCTGTTCCGTCGCACCACCCAAATCCTGGAGCTCACCAAGAAACGCACGGAAGAGCAGAGCCTTCACGATGTGTTGTTTGAACTCAACAGGACTGTTCTCAGACAGCGCTCCATCTCTGG cttgTCCGTAGACTGCCTCGACTTTGGCCTCATTATCGACGGGGCCACTCTTTCTGCAGTATTGAAGCCCAACCAGGAGGGTGCAGGCCACGGCAACTACAGAGAGATCTTTCTAGAGATCTGTCGTAACTGTAGCGCCGTACTCTGCTGTCGCATGGCACCTCTGCAAAAAGCACAG ATTGTGAAGCTGATTAAAGCCTCCAAGGAGCACCCCATAACCCTCGCTATTGGCGATGGAGCCAACGATGTCAGCATGATCTTGGAAGCACATGTGGGAATTG gcATCATGGGTAAAGAAGGTAGACAAGCAGCAAGAAATAGTGACTACGCCATCCCGAAATTCAAACACCTGAAGAAGATGCTTCTGGTCCATGGCCATTACTACTACATCCGAATTGCTGAGCTCGTTCAGTACTTCTTCTACAAG AATGTATGCTTCATCTTCCCTCAGTTCCTCTATCAATTCTTCTGTGGATTCTCCCAGCAG CCTCTGTACGACACGGCGTATTTGACGCTTTACAACATCAGCTTCACCTCCCTCCCCATTCTGCTGTACAGCCTGGTTGAGCAGCACGTCAGCATGGACACATTGAAGAGAGAGCCCTCCTTGTACAG ggACATTGCGAAGAACTCCCTCCTCCGCTGGCCTGTCTTTCTCTACTGGACATGCCTGGGTGTGTTTGATGCTgttgtcttcttctttggtgcttacttcctgtttgacaaCACCACCTTCACCAGCAATGGACAGGTAAGCCTCTGTCTCCCTGTCGGCAAAAGGCGGTGA